TCACCCACCCCAAGCTCCTTGAGTGCCGGCAAGCTTTCGGTGAACAGAAGGGAGAAGATGCCAAGGAGGATGACGATGGCCAACACCCCGTTTGCGGCGAAGAAGAACCGCAGCGCGTTCTCCTTCAGGTCGCGCCACGAAGAAAAACGCCTGCGTAGGTTATTCCTTGGCTGTCTTGACAAATGCCCTCCTCAAACCAAGTCCTGCCCAAGTCCGGTTCTTGCTCTTTGCAACCGGGCAAATATAGCGTGCCCATATTACATCCATGTTACAGAAAAGGCGCCTCCGGCAGAATTTCTTTCCGGAGGCGCCTTCTCCTGGAGGAGCCTGCCCAGGGCCTCTGGCCCAGCCGTTAGAAACCGAGCTTCTTGTTCGCCTCCAGGTACTTTCCGGAAACCGGGTAGAAGCCCATCTCTTCCACAATCTTCTGCCCCTCCGGTCCGAGCTCGAAGGCGATGAAACTCCTGACCGCGCCCTTTGGGGTACCCTTGCTGTACTGGTAGAGGGCTCGCGCTATGGGATAACGCCCACTGGTGATGTTCTCGGTGACCAGCGGCGACACCCCTGGCGACTTTGCCTCCTTGGCGACATCGACCACTTTCAGGCCCGGTATGACTTGCCCATGTTCATCACGCACGTAGCCGACACCTACATAGCCAATGCCGCCCCTGTCGGTGCGCAGGGCTTCGACGATCTGCGCGTTGCCGTTCATCTGCTTCATCCTGGGCGAGTAGTTCTTGTTGCCCAAGACGAACTCCTGGAAGAAGACGTAGGTGCCCGAGTTCGGCTGGCGCCCGTACAGGGAGATCGGCAGATTCGGCCCGCCTACCTCGCTCCAGTTGGTAATCTCGCCGCGGAAGATGGCGCCAATCTGCTCCTTGGTGAGCTTGGTGATGGGGTTGCTGCTGTTGACCGCGATCGAAAGGGCATCGATGGCGATGGCAATCTCCACCGGGATGACCCCGTTTTCCTTAGCAGCAGCGTATTCCTTCTCCTTCATCTCCCGCGACGCGTTGGCGATGTGCACGCGATTGGCAATGAGTGCAGCGATGCCCACACCCGATCCACCCCCGGACACCGCACACGCCACCTGCGGGTTCTTTTCCATGTACACCTCGGCCAACCGCTGCACCAGGTTGACCATGGTGTCGGAGCCCCTAATCTGCAACAGCTCTTGCGAAAAGAGCAAGGTGGGGACAAACACCCCTGCGAGCACGATTGCCATGATTCTTCTCATCTCGAAACCTCCCTTCGGTTGGTTGGAGCTACTCGACAACTATCTTGCCGGAGCTGTAGTTGTACGATACGGTCAATCGAGCAGTGACATCGCTGTCGACCTTTGGCGCCGCGTACTTCTTGACAATCACATTCGGCATGACGTGAATACCGGCCACGGGGATGTAATCCAGACCGGCAAAGATGGTCTTTTCCTCGTTTTTCTCTCCGCCGATGAGAACCCCGTTCTTGAAAGAAGTAAACACGTCAGCCTTGGTGTTGGGGTCGAAAAAGTCGTAGCGCGCAAAGGCCTTGAGTTTCGGGACCGGGGTGATGACGGAGGCGAACACCGAATACCCGAATCGCTGCACATCTGCCGGCGCAAAGGTTTTCACCGCGTTCGCCTCGATGATGACGTCGCTGATGCCTGATTCCTTGTTGGTCCGGTGAAAGACCTCCGCCCCAAGGGAGAACCTGCGGTGGTCATACCCCACGAATGCCTTAAGGGTATGGTAGCTGCTGGCCAACCGATAGTCCTTTGCGGAACTCAGCTCCGCGACCGTCTGCGGCTCACGTTTGGCCAGATTCTCAAAGTCGGCATACCCCTCGATAACGAGCCCACGCAGCGGCGTCAGCCACAAGGCATATCCCACCTTCTTGAAACGGTCAATCTCCGAGGAGCCGTAACCGGTGCCGTTGAACACCGCCAGCCAATGGTGGACAGTGCTCCCCAAGAGATCGCCCTTGATGGCCATACCCATGTCCGCCGAGGAAGAGATCTTGTTCAGGTCCATGATCGTCTTCTCGATGGAGCGGTAGCCCCAAAGCTCCTCGCTGTTCTTGAAGGCATTGGTTTCGATCATGCCCACGTAAAAGTCCTGGCGAGGCAGAAGGCCTGACCACTGCAGGAAAGCGTGTTTGACGAAGGGGTTGATCTCCTTGCTCTCGCCGTATTTCTCGCTCTCTGACTCTAGCCGGAAGCGCACTTTGATCGCCTCGGTGATGTTATTCTCGAAGGTGAAGTAGATGCGCCGGAAGGTAAATGCGTTGCGGTCTTGCTCAGCCGGAGAATGGTTGGACAGGTTGTAGTAGTAGTCGCCGAAAATGACCCCGTCGACCTTTGAGGTGGTTTGGGCATGCGCTATGCCAGCCACGCACAGCCCCAACGCTACTACTACCGCCATTGCCTTGAACCTCATTGCTTTTCCTCCTCACTGTTCAGTTCGGTTGCCCACACGGTGGGTACGAGTACTTTTGTCCTTGGGACGATGTTCAACAGTTTTTCATGGCCGCTTCCTCCTTTGCTTCTCGTTGCTCCCTGCGTCTGGTGCTGCCGAGCTGCCGACGCCAAGGGCTCCACCACTCATTTTTCGAGGGCAAATTTAGAAACGGCATGTTACGCGGAGATTACGCGCACATTGAGATGGTGTTAAATCGACACGGAGAGGGGGTTTTCTGGGGAAGGCCTGGAGCAGGTGGGAAAAGGGCTTTCAGGCGGCGGGAAGGGTGAACCAGAAGCGACTGCCCTTACCGAGCTCGCTCTCCACGTGGATGGTACTGCCGTGCTTTTCGACGAGGTGTTTGACAATGGCCAGCCCCAAACCTGTGCCCCCCATGGCGCGGGAACGCGTCTTGTCTACCCGGTAGAAGCGCTCAAAAATGCGCTCGTGGTACTTGGGGTCGATGCCCATGCCGGTATCAGACACCTCTACGACTAGTTGGCCCGACGCATCGCTGTGGCCGCGCAGGGTCACTGACCCACCCGCCCCAGTGTACTTGAGAGCGTTATCCACCAGGTTGGCGAGGACGATGTGCATGGCATCTGGGTCGACCAACGCCTTCAGTCCTGGGGCGGCCTTCACCGTCAGCGTAACCCCTTTCTCGGTTGCCCTGCCCGCGAACTCTTTGGCCACGGTCCGGAGGAGCTTCTGCACCGGTTGGGGCACGAGCTTGAGCGCCCCCTTTTCTTCGCTCTCGGCCAGCGTCAGGAGGTCGGAGGTGAGGAATTCGAGCCGCTGCGCCTGTTCGCGGATGCGCCGCAGATAACGCAACCACTGCTCTGCCGGCATCTTTCCCCCATCGGCCAGCAGGGTCTCCGTGTAGCCGACGATGGCGGTCAGTGGGGTCTTGAGCTCATGGGAGGCGTTGGCGACAAAATCGCGCCTAATGGTCTCCAGCCGCTTCCGCTCAGAAATGTCGTACAATTGGACCAAGGCACCAAGGGGAGATCCCTGTTCGAAGCCAAGCGCGGCAATGCTGTAGCCGATCGAGAGCTTACGTTCCTGCGTAAAGGCCTCCAACTCGCCGCTTTCCCGCACCCCTGTTGCCAGGACGCGATCAACCGCCGCCACCAGCTCTGACGAGCGTACCAGTTCCACGAGGTCCTGTCCCCTTGCTGCCAGAGGCTCCCCGCCAAAAATGCGGAATACCGCGCGATTTGCCTGCAGAACGTGGCGGTGGGCATCCACGACGAGAATACCGCAGTCCAGGAGGTCGAGGAGGTGCTGGAGCTCTGCCTGTGCCTCCTCTGCCTGCTTGGCGCGCTGGTGCAACTGGCCTGTTAGATGATGGAGCACCAGGGCCAATTCGCCCACCTCATCCTGGCGGTGGATGGGAAAACGGACTTCCGCCCCGATGGCCAGTCTGTGGCAGGCCGAAACCATCTCCCGCACTGGGCGGGTGACCACGGCGCTGAGAAGTGTTGCCAAACCAATGATGACAAGCAGGCCGACACAATTCGCCCCGACCATGAGGAGAACGATGTCGTGCAGGGCTGCGTCCACGTGCTCGGCATAATGAGCTAAACGCACGAAGCGGACCGGCGCAGAGGGTACATCCACCTTAGCTGCAGAGTAGTAGATGGTCCGCCCCATGGTGGGGCTGCGCCGGTGGCTGCGCCCAAAGCCGCTTTGGGCCGCCTGTTGTACCTCGGGGCGCTGCAGATGGTTGTCCATGTGCCCCACACCGGCAGGCCCCACGTCCGAGTCGGTGAGCACAGCACCGCTGGCATCGATGAGCGTGATTCGTGCTCCCACTGCGTCGCGGAGGCGATAGGTCAGCGCCCAGAGGTCGTCGCTTTGGTCCATGCCCGCTGCGCTGGCTTGCTCGAGCAGGGCGAGTGCCAGTTGCGCACTCCTGTCCAGGTCGCCTATCGTCTGCTCGTGCCAGTAGTTGCGGATAGTGCGGTAGAGGACGAGATCGAAGACCACAAACCCGCACAGGGCAACCAGCGCGATGGTCAAGGTAAACTTGCCACGCAGCGACCTGAACATGGCCTGCTACTCCTCTATGTCGGCTCGATAGCCGAATCCCTTGACGGTGACCACGAGCTTGGCCCAGGGGCCGAGCTTTTCGCGCAAGCGCCTGATGTGCACGTCCACAGTGCGCTGGCCGCCGTAGTAGTCGTACCCCCAAACCTGATCCAACAGCTGCTGTCGCGACAGCACCCGACCTTTTGCCGCGATCAGCGCCCGGAGCAGGAGGAACTCCTTTGCCGTGAGCACGATCTCCTTGCCTGCACCAGTAACGCGGTGGCGGGAGAAGTTCACCTCGAGGCCCTGCCACATGAATAGCTCATCTTCGCCCTGGCGATGGCGGCGCAACACCGCCTTAACGCGCGCCACCACCTCGCGCGGCCGAAACGGCTTGGTGATGTAGTCATCGGCGCCCTGCTCAAGGCCCTGCAGGATGTCCGCCTCTTCCGAGCGCGCGGTGATCATGATGATCGGCAGCGTCGCGGTCTCTTCACCGCGGCGCAGGTAGCGCGCAATCTCCCAGCCGCTGCGGCCGGGTAGCATCAGGTCCAGCAAAACCAGGTCGGGCGGCCGCTCCTCGATGGCCGCCAGGCCGTCATCGCCGTTGGCAAACACCTCGACATCAAACCACTCCTGCGCAAGATTGTGCCGCAGGATTTCGGCGATGTCAGGATCGTCCTCAAGGATGTAGACGGTTGCCTCCATACACCCTCTGCGCCCAGTTGCCTCAGGGTTGCCCAGCCTCAGGCACGTTCACCTTGACAGGCAGCGAAACGCGGAGTCCCTGCCCAGGCCCCTCGCGCATGTTCTCAACGCGGAAGTGCAGAAGAACCCTTCCGCTTCCCTTGCGTGCGGTCTGGGCAGCACGCAAGCGCACCAGACTAATCCTCTCTGCAGGCAGTGTGACCTTCTCCGGCGGCATCAGGTAGTCGCCCTCGCCCTCGGCAGTCAGTTCAAGAGCCACGGGCAGGCTGTTGTGCACCTGCAGTTCCGCCGACCGGCCAGCGACCACCTCCAGACCCTGGTTCACCGCTGACACGCCTTGTTCAAAGAGGGCCTGCAAGAACTTGCCCTCGCCGATGAGGAGGCTTTCCCAGTAGACGACCGTGCGCCGGGCGCGCAGCGCCTCCTTGATGGCCTCGGCACTTCGTTGCCGGGCGAAGACCAAGGTCAGCGGCCGGTGTTCACCGGCGGCGAGGTCGTATTCCATCGCCACGGGGTCGTGGGCGTCCGAGTTGCCCAACAGGGTGAGGTTCTTCTCGGCGCACCAGGTCTGCACGTCCGGATAGTACTCGTGCGAATTGACCACTTCGATGCCATGCAGCCATCCCTTCTGCAAGAGCTCGGTGTGCTCGTCGTACCAGACAGGGATGGTGCCCGGCTGCCGCCATCCGGGGTGATTCCAGAAGACAAAGGCGCCCTGGTCAATTGCCGCCTTGATCGCCTGACGCCAGTCGTCCACCGCCAGCGCATCCGCGTCGCTGAGAAAAATAGCATTGAAATGGCCAGGAGGCATTGAGCGGCTGATCTCCCCTCCTCTGATCAAGATCAGTCCCAGCTCCTGTGCCCGCGCCTTGGCCTTGTCGAAGGAAGTGTTGCTGCTGCCCGTGACCTCCGCCCGGTGATGGCGACCTTCGAGGTGCTCGGTGAGGGCGATGGCGTCCAACCCCTGCCGCCACGCCTCTTCCACCCGCGCCGTCGGCCACACCGTGCCATCGGAGAACACCGTGTGCAGGTGAAAATCGCACACCAGGGTCACATAGCCAGGAAGGTCTGGAAAGCGCAGCGGCTTGCGCCCGTCACCCAGTGCAGGCACTGCCAGCAAAGCAAGGAACGCAACAAGAATCCGGTGTCGTCTTGACCAAGGATGGTGTCGCATTGTCCTCTCCCTCCTACTCGATGCGTCTCCCAAAAGGCACCAGCGCAAGGTTCACTAATTTCAGGTGCTGTTTTGCAAATGGCAGGCCGACTATGGTGATGGCAAAAAGGGCTGCCAGGAGCAAGTGCAGAAGGGCTATTTCCAGCCCTGCCACAAGCAGCCAGATGACGTTCATGATGGTGGCCAGGCAGCCGGTGGACCGCTCAGTGCTCACCACCCGCCTGCCAAAAGGCAACAGCGCCAGGGGCGATAATTTGAAACATTGAACCCCAAAGGGAATACCGATGATGGTCAGGCAGAGGACTATTCCCCCAAGCAGATACCAGAGGAACAACAAGAAACCACCGAGCACGATCCACAGGATGTTGCCGAGCACGCTCATGGGTACCTCCGTCACCCGGTTGCCACCGCAGCAACTTCCTCAGCAGAGCCCAGGGAGTTTGTCGCCGCCATTTTGCGGCAATATACGCACTTCCAGGACGAATGTCCAGCAATTTCTTCTGCGTGCTCGGACTCTTCGTCCTGCCGGGAGAAAAGAGGGGAACTTTTTGCCGAGCGACGCACAGCTTGTCGCCCGCCTTCACTTACCAAGAACCCGTGGTACCCTCGGCCGGAGACACGACCAAATGCGTTGGAGGGCTCAATTCCGCGTTCGCTCGATTCGCGGTGCCCGAGGGCACTCCCCCGTCTTCGCTCAAAACTCCCCGCAGCGCAACAACAGCAGAGTGCAGGCGCGGACACACAAAATGCCGTGGTCGGCTAACTCCTGCTCCAGCTCTGGGCATTCGGCACCAGGGTTGAAGATGACCCGCGCCGGCTGCAGGGCGATGATGGCCGGGCCCGACTGGCGACTCTTTTCGCATGCCACGTACATGGTCACCGTGTGCACTGGCGGCTCGACCTGCGTAAGGTCGGCTACCGCGCGCAGCCCTTCGATCTCGCGCTGCACCGGATGGACCGGAACAACGCGATAGCCATGCTCGAGCAGCAGGCGCACCGCACGATTCGAGTAGCGCTCGCGCTTTGGGCTTGCCCCCACGACAACCACTGTCTTTGTTGCCTCACTCATTTGCCTGATCCAGCTCGCAAGGACCTTGCGTGCTCACCGTCGCGAGCGCTCCAAGCCAGCCCCTTCGCGGGCATCCGCCTTTTTGAGCAGGATGGCAAAGAGCAATCCGACACCACCTAAGCTTGCGAACATGAGAAGGCTGGCGGTGTAGGTCTTGGTCAGGTCGCGGAGCAGGCCGTTGAGCAGCGGAAAGAGCGCAAGGCCAATGTTCTGGATGGCCGTCATCAGACCAAAGGCCGTGCCGACGCGCTCCTGGCGCACAATGAGCGGCACCGATGGCCACATGGCCGCCGGCACAAGGACAAACGCCGCGCCCAGGGCAATCATGGGGTAGGCAGGATAGATATGCGTCAGGCCCATAAGGAGATGGGCAGGGATCATGAGCAGCGAGCCGATGATCATCAGAGTGGCTCGTCTGCCCACCTTGTCCACCAACTGCCCGGCAAAGGGCGCAAGAACCATGGAGGCGAAGATGATGATGGAGGAAATGCCACCGGCGGTGCTGAACATGTGCAGAAAGTTGTTGAAGACCTGGTGGAGAAAACCACCGCCGGCTTCGGCATAGCGCGCAATCCCCCATTTATCCACGAAAAAATCCGTGGAGAGGGCCGTGAACGGGAAGATGGCCGAGTAGAAGGTGACGCAGAGGAGCGTCACGTACCAGAAGGAAGGCCCAAACTCCTTGATGTCGCTGAGCACAATGCGCTCGCCCGCGCCTTCGTCCTTCAGCCGCAAGATGCGCTCGCCCCTCTTGTCCATGACCACGTAGAAGAGGTTGCCCAGCAGCGACACGCCACAGGCGATGACCGCCACCAGCAAGGCATAGCGGTAGCTGCCAAAGTAGCCGGTGATCAGCTCGCCGGTGTTGAAAGCAAACAGGGTGCCCAATCGGCTCACCGTGAGCGTGATGCCGAAGGACAGGGCGAGCTCTTTGTTCTTGAACCAGCGTGCCAAAATGGCACTCTGAGCCACGATGAGCGGCTCGGAGCCGGCGCCGAACACGAAGCGCCCCAGAAAGACAAGGGGCAGACTGCGCGCCTGCCACACGATAGCCGCGCCGAGAAAGACCAACGTGGAG
The candidate division KSB1 bacterium genome window above contains:
- a CDS encoding MFS transporter, yielding MTNAAKTVGIFHPSRALYRFTILVFVASLSFGSYFAYDIVGAIAPSLVEDLGAARGTVGTMYTMYSIAAVLAVLVGGMLVDRLGTRRASIMFSTLVFLGAAIVWQARSLPLVFLGRFVFGAGSEPLIVAQSAILARWFKNKELALSFGITLTVSRLGTLFAFNTGELITGYFGSYRYALLVAVIACGVSLLGNLFYVVMDKRGERILRLKDEGAGERIVLSDIKEFGPSFWYVTLLCVTFYSAIFPFTALSTDFFVDKWGIARYAEAGGGFLHQVFNNFLHMFSTAGGISSIIIFASMVLAPFAGQLVDKVGRRATLMIIGSLLMIPAHLLMGLTHIYPAYPMIALGAAFVLVPAAMWPSVPLIVRQERVGTAFGLMTAIQNIGLALFPLLNGLLRDLTKTYTASLLMFASLGGVGLLFAILLKKADAREGAGLERSRR
- a CDS encoding ATP-binding protein; its protein translation is MFRSLRGKFTLTIALVALCGFVVFDLVLYRTIRNYWHEQTIGDLDRSAQLALALLEQASAAGMDQSDDLWALTYRLRDAVGARITLIDASGAVLTDSDVGPAGVGHMDNHLQRPEVQQAAQSGFGRSHRRSPTMGRTIYYSAAKVDVPSAPVRFVRLAHYAEHVDAALHDIVLLMVGANCVGLLVIIGLATLLSAVVTRPVREMVSACHRLAIGAEVRFPIHRQDEVGELALVLHHLTGQLHQRAKQAEEAQAELQHLLDLLDCGILVVDAHRHVLQANRAVFRIFGGEPLAARGQDLVELVRSSELVAAVDRVLATGVRESGELEAFTQERKLSIGYSIAALGFEQGSPLGALVQLYDISERKRLETIRRDFVANASHELKTPLTAIVGYTETLLADGGKMPAEQWLRYLRRIREQAQRLEFLTSDLLTLAESEEKGALKLVPQPVQKLLRTVAKEFAGRATEKGVTLTVKAAPGLKALVDPDAMHIVLANLVDNALKYTGAGGSVTLRGHSDASGQLVVEVSDTGMGIDPKYHERIFERFYRVDKTRSRAMGGTGLGLAIVKHLVEKHGSTIHVESELGKGSRFWFTLPAA
- a CDS encoding PstS family phosphate ABC transporter substrate-binding protein, coding for MRRIMAIVLAGVFVPTLLFSQELLQIRGSDTMVNLVQRLAEVYMEKNPQVACAVSGGGSGVGIAALIANRVHIANASREMKEKEYAAAKENGVIPVEIAIAIDALSIAVNSSNPITKLTKEQIGAIFRGEITNWSEVGGPNLPISLYGRQPNSGTYVFFQEFVLGNKNYSPRMKQMNGNAQIVEALRTDRGGIGYVGVGYVRDEHGQVIPGLKVVDVAKEAKSPGVSPLVTENITSGRYPIARALYQYSKGTPKGAVRSFIAFELGPEGQKIVEEMGFYPVSGKYLEANKKLGF
- a CDS encoding CoA-binding protein, with translation MSEATKTVVVVGASPKRERYSNRAVRLLLEHGYRVVPVHPVQREIEGLRAVADLTQVEPPVHTVTMYVACEKSRQSGPAIIALQPARVIFNPGAECPELEQELADHGILCVRACTLLLLRCGEF
- a CDS encoding response regulator, with the translated sequence MEATVYILEDDPDIAEILRHNLAQEWFDVEVFANGDDGLAAIEERPPDLVLLDLMLPGRSGWEIARYLRRGEETATLPIIMITARSEEADILQGLEQGADDYITKPFRPREVVARVKAVLRRHRQGEDELFMWQGLEVNFSRHRVTGAGKEIVLTAKEFLLLRALIAAKGRVLSRQQLLDQVWGYDYYGGQRTVDVHIRRLREKLGPWAKLVVTVKGFGYRADIEE
- a CDS encoding PHP domain-containing protein — encoded protein: MRHHPWSRRHRILVAFLALLAVPALGDGRKPLRFPDLPGYVTLVCDFHLHTVFSDGTVWPTARVEEAWRQGLDAIALTEHLEGRHHRAEVTGSSNTSFDKAKARAQELGLILIRGGEISRSMPPGHFNAIFLSDADALAVDDWRQAIKAAIDQGAFVFWNHPGWRQPGTIPVWYDEHTELLQKGWLHGIEVVNSHEYYPDVQTWCAEKNLTLLGNSDAHDPVAMEYDLAAGEHRPLTLVFARQRSAEAIKEALRARRTVVYWESLLIGEGKFLQALFEQGVSAVNQGLEVVAGRSAELQVHNSLPVALELTAEGEGDYLMPPEKVTLPAERISLVRLRAAQTARKGSGRVLLHFRVENMREGPGQGLRVSLPVKVNVPEAGQP
- a CDS encoding YccF domain-containing protein codes for the protein MSVLGNILWIVLGGFLLFLWYLLGGIVLCLTIIGIPFGVQCFKLSPLALLPFGRRVVSTERSTGCLATIMNVIWLLVAGLEIALLHLLLAALFAITIVGLPFAKQHLKLVNLALVPFGRRIE